The following proteins are encoded in a genomic region of candidate division WOR-3 bacterium:
- a CDS encoding type III PLP-dependent enzyme: MKVKSTNNIKKIIQNLVRKHNTPLFLISKSKLLNQLKRFQTLLPRVKPFYAVKSNSHPFILQTFADAGIGFDVASIQEMKTLLDMGVTPERMIFANTVKTPEALKFAAANKIDLMTFDNEYELNKIARYAPGAKVLVRIKVPNVGSMVELSLKFGAEPPDAIPFLIKAIRLGLKPVGVSFHVGSQNTHIENYLDALEIASIIFKDAQLKKIPLEILDIGGGFPIKHFDYEKDLFAQTAGSINKELNRLFPDNIQIIAEPGRVLCGPAGILVMRVIGKSIRNNKHWYYLDDGVYGSLSGIVYDHCKYQYKVLKKGVTQITTLAGPTCDSFDIISTSEELPELDIGDIVYVENIGAYSWATATNFNGLPPAKVVIIP, translated from the coding sequence GTGAAAGTAAAATCAACCAATAACATAAAAAAAATTATTCAAAACTTGGTGCGTAAGCACAATACCCCGCTTTTTTTAATAAGTAAGAGCAAATTACTTAACCAATTAAAGCGCTTTCAGACGCTCTTACCACGTGTGAAACCGTTCTATGCGGTGAAATCCAATTCCCATCCATTTATCCTTCAAACCTTTGCCGATGCCGGCATCGGTTTTGATGTGGCATCAATCCAAGAAATGAAGACACTGCTTGATATGGGTGTTACACCAGAACGGATGATCTTTGCCAACACGGTTAAAACCCCCGAGGCACTGAAATTTGCCGCCGCCAATAAGATTGATCTGATGACATTTGATAATGAATACGAATTGAATAAGATCGCCCGCTATGCGCCGGGGGCTAAAGTGCTGGTTCGGATCAAAGTACCCAATGTTGGTTCAATGGTGGAATTGTCATTGAAATTTGGGGCAGAACCACCCGATGCGATTCCATTTTTGATAAAGGCAATCCGCCTCGGATTAAAGCCCGTAGGGGTCAGCTTCCATGTCGGTTCCCAGAATACCCACATTGAAAATTATCTCGATGCCCTGGAGATTGCCTCAATTATCTTTAAAGATGCACAGTTAAAAAAGATTCCCCTGGAAATACTTGACATTGGAGGAGGTTTTCCAATCAAACATTTCGACTATGAAAAAGATCTTTTTGCCCAGACTGCTGGGAGCATAAATAAAGAACTTAATCGCTTGTTCCCAGATAATATCCAAATCATCGCTGAACCTGGAAGAGTGTTGTGTGGGCCAGCTGGGATATTGGTGATGAGGGTCATCGGTAAATCAATCAGAAACAACAAACACTGGTATTATCTCGATGATGGGGTCTACGGCTCACTTTCAGGCATTGTCTATGACCACTGTAAGTATCAATACAAGGTCTTAAAAAAAGGTGTTACGCAAATAACCACCCTTGCTGGTCCGACCTGTGATTCTTTTGATATTATCTCCACGAGTGAAGAACTTCCCGAACTGGATATTGGCGATATCGTGTATGTAGAAAATATCGGTGCCTATTCCTGGGCAACCGCCACCAATTTCAATGGTCTGCCACCGGCAAAGGTGGTAATCATCCCATAG